The DNA region TCGATTATCATTGGTCATCATTTCACCTACTTTGTAATCGCCATTGATCAAACAAGAAATACCCTCGGGTAAATTATTGGCTTTAAAGACTTCTGCGGCTATATTTTGGCAGGCTACGCCACATAAAGGTGTTTTTTCTGAAGGTTTCCAGACGCATACATCGCCACAAATCCATGCCAAGGCCGTGTTCCATGCCCAAACGGCAACCGGGAAGTTGAATGCGGATATGATACCTACCACGCCCAAAGAATGATATTGTTCGTACATACGGTGACCCGGTCTTTCCGAGTGCATGGTAAGGCCATGGAGTTGTCTTGAAAGGCCAACTGCAAAATCGCAGATATCTATCATTTCCTGAACCTCTCCTAAACCTTCTTGGTAGCTTTTACCCATTTCGTAAGAAACAAGTTTGCCTAAGGCTTCTTTTTTCTCTCGTAGTTTTTCGCCAAATTGGCGAACAATCTCTCCGCGTGCTGGGGCAGGTTTTGTTCTCCATACTTTGAAGGCTTCAGTTGCGGACTGCATCACTTTTTCATAATCCGCTTCTTTAGTAGATTTTATTTTAGCAATTAACGCGCCATCTACGGGGGAATGTGATGAAATAACTTCACCAGAACCAAAATTTAAAGAACCGGTAGAGGTTCCGTTATTTATATCTTGAATACCTAAATCCTTAAGGGCGGTGTCTATACCAAATTGCGATGCTGTTTTTGACATTTTATAACTTTTTTACAGTGTATTGTTATATTTTTTATAAAGATACTTTTTCTAAGGCAGAAAAATAAATATTACTCACTGCATTATTGTGAATGATACCGAGGTCAATTGAGATGGAATATTTAGCTAAATAGGGTAAGGGCTATTGCAACCAATGCAGGTAAGGCTTGTATGTAAAAGATTTTCTTCTCTACGGACAAAGCACCGTACAAACCAGCAATAGATACACAGGTTAAAAAGAATAGCGAAACATTGGTTTGCCAAATCGTGTCCGTTATGAAGAGAGACCAAATAAGACCTGCAGCCAGAAAACCGTTATATAAACCTTGGTTGGCAGCCATTGGTTTGGTAGCTTCAAAGAGGTCTGAAGGGAATTTGCGGAATATTTTGGGACCTTTTGTGGTCCAGGCAAACATCTCAAAATAAAGAAAGTAAAGATGCAAAAAAGCGATAAAGCCAATCAATATTTTTTGTATCATATCATTTTGATTTGAGTTTGCCGTGGTAAGCGGTTAGTTATGTTCTGTTATGGAAAGTTACGGTAAAATGAGTTCCGTTGCCGTCAGAATTATAACTTAATTCAGCCGAAATTTGTCGGCATAGTGCCTTTACAATATCAAAACCTATACCTTCTGCATTTTCTATCACAAAATTTTCGGGGAGCCCTTTGCCATTATCCTTTATGGAAAAAGCTGCCATTCCATCGTCTAGCACATCTACATCTATAATGAGTTCGTTGTATTTGGTGGTATCCGGATACGCATGTTTTACGGCATTTGTAACCAATTCCGAAATAATAAGAGCCAGCGGAACGGCCCGATCAAGGTCTA from Zobellia alginiliquefaciens includes:
- a CDS encoding DUF1304 domain-containing protein, giving the protein MIQKILIGFIAFLHLYFLYFEMFAWTTKGPKIFRKFPSDLFEATKPMAANQGLYNGFLAAGLIWSLFITDTIWQTNVSLFFLTCVSIAGLYGALSVEKKIFYIQALPALVAIALTLFS